A region of the Phaseolus vulgaris cultivar G19833 chromosome 11, P. vulgaris v2.0, whole genome shotgun sequence genome:
TAAATATAACTCTTAAACTAAAAATCCAATCATTATATTCATCATCTCAGAAGAAGAGTTAACACTCTGTTACTAGTTGAACCCTATTGTTTATTTCCATATTTTCTAGCATGGTAGCCATTTGGTGAGATGGTTTCATTACCTGCACTTTTCTCAAGCCATTCAAAGACCAAAGTTTACTTGGAAGATCATCTAATGTTTCACAATTGTTGATGATCACACTCTGAAGCCTTAGCATTGCACCATTGCCTAATTTCCACTTTCCAAGATTCAAATATTCCATTTCAAACACTTCCAGTTGTGGGAAACTGCCTGCCAAACAATTCAGTTCAAAGGAATTCCCAAAATAACATCTATTTCCCGAAAGTCTCAAAATTTTGAGTTTGGTGAGATTTCCCAAACCATTCATCCCCTCATCAATAAAGGAGTTAATCTTTGACAACGTTAACTCCGTAACATTTGGAGGAAATGCGAGCGCAAAGGTCAGAAGGTTAAAAACATTGTCAATCTTTAAGAAAGTTAGACAATTGAACTGCTCTAGGATTTGTGAAAGTTCTTGCAGCTTGAAACCTCCTGGATAACTAGATAAGAAGATAATCTCTAACTCATTCAAAAGACTTGATTGTTGTTGTAGGCTCTGCAACAATTTGGGTAATTCACCTTCGTATTCACCAGTCACTCTCAACCCTATCCTCTTAAGATTGGGAAATGTTCCTTTTTTTATCAGAGATGTTGCTTGCCTGTTGAGTAATAGGGAAGAGATGGTTTGTAGATTCCACATCCTCTCAACTGCTCCTGAACAATTTCCTTGTAGCTCGATAGATCGTGCTGTATTCAAATGTCTTAAATATTTAAGTTTCCAAATTTGGATAGGGAAAGAAATTGGCATAACAAACCTTTTATAACCTATGTCTATGGTTTGTAGATTCCAAAGGTTAAGTATTGAAGCTggaacaaaatcaaaataagtttCTTGTATTCTCAAGTACCTTAAGTGGATAAAGTTCCCCAAATTGGAAGGGATCTTATTCAATCCGATATAACTAAACTCCATTACTCGAACTAATTTGAAGCCTTTCGAAAGCCACTTCCATTCCGTCCCATAAATAGAGTAACGTGGGTCAAAGAAGAAGAGGGATCGGATACATGAATGGTCATTGTTGCTTGAAGAAATGTAGTTACCCATGTTACTGTGAATGGACAGTCTACGAGGTTTTGTCGGGATTAGAATGTTATTGTCTGTGCAAACTTCAAAAACTTTGTCCTCTTTGCTCTCTGATATGCAAAGATCTCGAAGAAGATCATGAACCTGACATGTCTCCAAACGTCCATTAGTCTTCACTTTTGCTACTTGGACCAAACTGCGATCGATGAGTTCGTACAAGTAGTCTTCCGCAATGTCATCTAGGTCTCGATTCCCTGTATCTTGTATAAAACCCTCGGCAACCCATTTTTGCAATAATGGTGTGACAGGGATTTCAAAGTCTTCAGGAAATATCCCAAGATAGAGAAAACATTGTTTTAATCTCCTTGGCAAGTTGTCGTAGCTGAGTTTGAGAACTGTATCTGTCACCTgggtctcatcttgagtgagATACCAATTAACATGACCCACCACTTTTGACCATTCTCTGTGTGACTTTTCCTTGTAGGCTAGCAGCCCTGCTAAGACAATGATGGAGAGCGGCAAACCTCGACAACTTTGAACCATCTGCTTTCCAAGAGCCTCCAAATCAGAAGGATAGTCTTCACCCCTAAACACTTTTCTGCAAAACAACTCCCAACTTTCTTCTCCACTGAGAAACTGAAGATAGTAAGGAAGATCATGGGCAGTATGCAGGGCCACCTCTTTCAGACGACTAGTTATCAATATTCTACTGCCTCTATTGTTGTCGGGAAAAGCATCTTGCACCTCATCCCAATCTTGCCTTTTCCACAGGTCATCTACCACCACAAGATACCTTCTACTCTCCAACTTGTTCCGCACTAGTTTCTTCAGCTCCTCCTCACTCAAGTTACTACTAGCTCGACTACTTTTTTTACCTTTCTTCTTGTCTTTGCATTGTTGATCAAAATTTGGCATCAAATGCTTAAGAAGGCCAAGCAAAAGCTCCCTAACTCTGCACTCGTTTGACACATAAACCCACGCTCGACATTCGAAGTGTTGCTTCACCTCGCTGTTGTTATAGACCTTCCGGGCAAGGGTGGTCTTGCCCAATCCCCCCATGCCAATGATAGAGACAGCTTTACGATTTGAACCACCTTCCAATAGTCGTTTGATGACAACGTTGGAGTCATGGACAAAGCCAACCACACCTTCTTCCTCCACATTTTTTCTTAGCTTGTGCAGTGATTGCGCCcttttcttctcctcctcctctTTTGCTGCGGATTGATTATTGATTTCTTCGAAAGCATCATATTTGTCCTTATTTTCGCGTATTTCGTTGAGGGTGGTTTTTATCTTGTTTACTTTGTCGGCTACGTCATGGAGCAACCTTGCTTGGGCAAAGCCATGGAGCATCCTCCCCAGCATGGTTCTCCTTTTGTAAATGGCAACTTTGGCTACGAAAGTGTCGATGACATCCTCAGCTAGGTGGGCCACATCTCTGATTTGATTCACCACTGTATTATCAATTCCCTTCTTGCTTTTTGAGGTATTGAGGAGGTCATTGATCATCTGAAGCTCGTTCTGGAGGGACTGGATCCTATCCTCCACACCATACAGCAAGTGAGCTTCGCGTGCCACAAGCTCAGATAAATGATCCAAAACAAAGGTAACTACACTGTCTGCCATTACAGCAAGGACgtgtatgtagtgtttgatcTGTGCTTGGATGATGTGTTTATGGTTGGTGATGGAAGAAGAGGAACCGGGTTTTAAAGAGACACAGGAGAAAGCAATGGATTGTAGCTTGCAACCAGACACTAAAGGATATCCAAATATATATTATCAATGTCTCtgcaataaataatttaaaaagactTTGGTTCAAGAAttcttgttttatatttttctatagaTTTTGCGTGAACCATGAATAATGAAAGTCTCtgcaataaataatttaaaaagactTGGGTTCAAGAAttcttgtttttatatttttccattGATTTTTCGTCAACAATGAATAGTGTTTAACTGATTTAAGTACACATTGCACCTTCCTGGTATGTGCACTGCACCTTCTACTCTATGTGTAAATCATTGATTTGTTTTTCCACATTTTGTGACTACTTAATTCATCTACCCACAATTTTTCAACTTTATCGTCCAAACCAATCAAAATTGCAGagacacataaaaaaaaaaaaatcaaaaaaaaaaaatcaaaaaaaaaaatcaaaaaaaataaataaaaaaaataaataaataaatatatatatatatatatatatatatatatatatatactttaaatatGTATTGCTTGGTGGTTGGATGAAATAGACTAAATATATATCCTAGCAATTTCTCGTCACTCGTGATCTTATATTCACAAATAACACATAAAAACTTAtcaatatattaaatatgttaaaaaaattattttggttaGTTAATAAGGTCAACTgaagtttaaaaataataatttgtccaTAAAAGGTACGTATATAGTATTcgattaaaataaattcttataatattcaatcaagattatatgaattatttttaagaatgaaataaaatcacATGTTTGTtcgataaataaaaataatgttttttaaaaaaaatttagtttgtatacacattattaaatcaacactttgtttctcctgatattttttaatttttaaacattttttttttaaatatgtaacacccaaatttttttagaaataaaagtCTTTGAAGAGAGAGTTTGTGTAGCAAATAGTTATTTATACAAGGTTAAAATTATCCAAAAGTTTTATTTACAAAGCAAACCTAAAGTGAGGTATTGACCCTACACATGTTAAGATGCATCTCCAAACACATGAAAACATTACTTATAAATCTCATCAAGCAAGCTCAAGCTCTGACTCACAAGTCACTTATGGAATGTTTTCTTATTAGCTAAAAATCTCATATATGAAGGCTAAAAggcataaaaagaaaaagaagcacAAAGAAGAGAAGGTGAGGACACTTATCCAATGGAGATATCATCCATGACTTCCTCCTCCACTTCGTCTTCATCTTTCTCTTTATATGTTAAATCCCCTTTTGTTCAGAATATATGTAGTCATCAAACTCTcttatatattttgattatgtttttatattgtGTTATATTACTATTCGacattatttttaacttttatgttTATTGTGAATCAACCATAAATTGGTTGAAGTAAAAGGTTGGAAAACTCTCATAAACTTTTGACCTAAGATACAATCAATAAATCGTTTATCTGAAAATAGAGAATAACATATTGATAATCTTTTAAATCCTTTATGCAAGTTTATTTTATTGAGTTGAAAGAGAAATGTAATTCAATAGAGTATACTTAAGGTTTGTTCTATGAGATTAGAGAATAACTTTTCATTTTAAGGATTGATGATAACAAAGAAGAGGCAAATCTTTATTTTTGAGCTTAATGAAACAAGAGAGTGAGGTGATGAAGTCTAATTCCAACAATATTCATACCATATATTTATATCAAACTAGCTTTCTCatttcaaaaatacaaaaaatattgtAGTGTTTACTTTTAACATCTCTTTTAAGTTTTTGTTATTTGATCTCACTtcatgttttattatttattttatgccTAATAGTATAAAATTAGTGTAGTTCTTATCATTACACGAAGTCTCAATTGATTCGACACTCTAACTATCGATAAGAATGGTAAATTACCAAAAAGTCAACAACACATACTAAGCATTTCATATAAGAAACTAGCATAATTCTCGTATAAGCATCTTACATTTTGACTCAATGACAACGAGTTATGTTTAAAGCATCCAGAGTATGAGACTCTCATTCAATATCTTATCACTTGATGTGTCTTAGTCTATTCACTTGATGTGTCTTAGTGTATGTGACTTAGATACTAAGTGAAGTCATTAATCTTTTTATAAATTCAAGTAGTTAATACATCATCTCAAACTATAAAACCAAGAATATTCCAAATTcaagtatttattattatattttttatgttgtaCATTCTATTATTCATATGATGCCatattgtaaaataatttttatatattgtattgatttgtttacctatccagctttgttttaaaaattattaaaacactTATAGctattactaaaaaaaacaaaaattcaatgaGATTTTCATTAAGAtagtctttttttttcttacaactTTAATTgattacatatttatttatttttagtggTTTCTTTCAAATAGTGTATTGTATTTTTAGTGGTAGGCAAAATGTCCACTTAGTTAAAACAAGTCTTCACTCAAACTTTGATACATTTGAAACATTGCAATGGTAGGCAAAATGTCGATTTAGCTAAAACAAGTCTTCACTTAGATTTGAGGGTTGTGCAGTGGTAGACAGAATGCCGACCTGGTTAAAACAAGTCATCAATTAGATTTACGGAACAGTGTAGTGATAGATAGAATGGTGACCTGGTTATAACATATCTTCACTTAGACTTGGAAAGTTGTGGAGTGTTATGGTTCAAGTCCGATCTCTTTAACtcaaattttagtaatatttttaataggtAGTTGATTGACTTGTAAGAGTAAGATACGAAATTAAACCCATTTAATAGATGAATCTCGATATTATAGAAGAATTTAAACCACTTTAATATGAatcattatatatattgttatattaaaaatatgtaattagtaataaataaaatgaatagaGACTTAAAATCATAATGAAGGGTGAGAATAAACAAATATGATATTAAAGGATTAAAAGGGATGGTGACAAAGGAAAGAAGATATATTGAAGGTTCTGCTTAGGATCTCCTTTCTTCTTGCCTAGAACACATctcaataaatataattacCACTTTCATTAAATCAAATACTTTTCTTGGACATAGATTTAATTATTCCATCACAAccttgattatatttttttttctttatgtaaTTTTGTTGAAAAGGTATATTGTATG
Encoded here:
- the LOC137825816 gene encoding disease resistance protein RPP13-like isoform X2, which translates into the protein MADSVVTFVLDHLSELVAREAHLLYGVEDRIQSLQNELQMINDLLNTSKSKKGIDNTVVNQIRDVAHLAEDVIDTFVAKVAIYKRRTMLGRMLHGFAQARLLHDVADKVNKIKTTLNEIRENKDKYDAFEEINNQSAAKEEEEKKRAQSLHKLRKNVEEEGVVGFVHDSNVVIKRLLEGGSNRKAVSIIGMGGLGKTTLARKVYNNSEVKQHFECRAWVYVSNECRVRELLLGLLKHLMPNFDQQCKDKKKGKKSSRASSNLSEEELKKLVRNKLESRRYLVVVDDLWKRQDWDEVQDAFPDNNRGSRILITSRLKEVALHTAHDLPYYLQFLSGEESWELFCRKVFRGEDYPSDLEALGKQMVQSCRGLPLSIIVLAGLLAYKEKSHREWSKVVGHVNWYLTQDETQVTDTVLKLSYDNLPRRLKQCFLYLGIFPEDFEIPVTPLLQKWVAEGFIQDTGNRDLDDIAEDYLYELIDRSLVQVAKVKTNGRLETCQVHDLLRDLCISESKEDKVFEVCTDNNILIPTKPRRLSIHSNMGNYISSSNNDHSCIRSLFFFDPRYSIYGTEWKWLSKGFKLVRVMEFSYIGLNKIPSNLGNFIHLSTIYRATRKLFRSS
- the LOC137825816 gene encoding disease resistance protein RPP13-like isoform X1, which produces MADSVVTFVLDHLSELVAREAHLLYGVEDRIQSLQNELQMINDLLNTSKSKKGIDNTVVNQIRDVAHLAEDVIDTFVAKVAIYKRRTMLGRMLHGFAQARLLHDVADKVNKIKTTLNEIRENKDKYDAFEEINNQSAAKEEEEKKRAQSLHKLRKNVEEEGVVGFVHDSNVVIKRLLEGGSNRKAVSIIGMGGLGKTTLARKVYNNSEVKQHFECRAWVYVSNECRVRELLLGLLKHLMPNFDQQCKDKKKGKKSSRASSNLSEEELKKLVRNKLESRRYLVVVDDLWKRQDWDEVQDAFPDNNRGSRILITSRLKEVALHTAHDLPYYLQFLSGEESWELFCRKVFRGEDYPSDLEALGKQMVQSCRGLPLSIIVLAGLLAYKEKSHREWSKVVGHVNWYLTQDETQVTDTVLKLSYDNLPRRLKQCFLYLGIFPEDFEIPVTPLLQKWVAEGFIQDTGNRDLDDIAEDYLYELIDRSLVQVAKVKTNGRLETCQVHDLLRDLCISESKEDKVFEVCTDNNILIPTKPRRLSIHSNMGNYISSSNNDHSCIRSLFFFDPRYSIYGTEWKWLSKGFKLVRVMEFSYIGLNKIPSNLGNFIHLRYLRIQETYFDFVPASILNLWNLQTIDIGYKRFVMPISFPIQIWKLKYLRHLNTARSIELQGNCSGAVERMWNLQTISSLLLNRQATSLIKKGTFPNLKRIGLRVTGEYEGELPKLLQSLQQQSSLLNELEIIFLSSYPGGFKLQELSQILEQFNCLTFLKIDNVFNLLTFALAFPPNVTELTLSKINSFIDEGMNGLGNLTKLKILRLSGNRCYFGNSFELNCLAGSFPQLEVFEMEYLNLGKWKLGNGAMLRLQSVIINNCETLDDLPSKLWSLNGLRKVQVMKPSHQMATMLENMEINNRVQLVTEC